The region TTGAAGCCGGTGGGCAGTCCGGTGATGCCGCCTTTGGTGTGGTAGAGCTGCTCGACCCTGTCGAGGGCGGCCATGAGGATGTCTTTGATGGGGACGAAGTTGCCGGTGACCTTGCGGTTGGCGACTTCGAGGATCATCCGCTCGGCCTGGTCGAGGATGTTGATGACTTCTTCGTTGGCTTCGTAGCCGAGGCCGGCGATGTGGGTGGCGGTGTTGATGAGGCCGCGCAGAAGAGCTTTCTCCTCGACGATCCTGGCGTGGTAGATGACGTTGGCAGCGGTGGGCACGCTGTTGGCCAGCGAGGTGATGTAGGAGATGCCGCCGGCTGCTTCGAGCTTGTCCTCACGGCGCAGTTGCTCGGTAAGGGTGATGAGGTCGACGGCCTCGCCGCGGTTGTAGAGCGCGAGGACGGCGGCGTATACGAGGCGGTGGGACTCGCGGTAGAAGTCTTCGGGGCGCAGAAATTCGGCGACGCGGGATATGGCTTCACGTTCGATGAGCATGGCGCCGAGGACGGATTGTTCGGCTTCGAGGTTTTGGGGCGGCATTCTGTCTAGCACGGTATTCTCTCCCTTATGCGCTGACGCTCTCCGAGGCGGCGAAGAGCACGGCCAGCGCTTCGTCAACCGTTTCGACCGGGCGGATGTCGAGGCCGAGATGCCCGGCGGGGATGTCTTTTTCGTTTTCCTTGGGAATGATGATGGTGGTTATGCCGGCCTGCTTGGCGCCAAAGGCCTTTTCGAACACGCCGCCGACGCCCTTTACCCTGCCCTGGATGGAGACCTCGCCGGTGACGGCGCAGTCCTGACGGATGCTCCGGCCGGTGATGGCCGACACGAGGGCGGCGACGATGGCGGTGCCGGCCGAGGGGCCGTCGATGCGGCCGCCGCCGATGATGTTGACGTGGATGTCGTAGTCGGCGGGGTCCTGGCCGGTGATTTTGCGGACGACGGCGGCGGCGTTGAAGACGGAGTCTTTGGCCATGCTGCCGGCGGTGTCGTTGAAGCGGATGCGGCCTTTGCCCTTTTCAGCGGCCGGGAAGGCTACGGCTTCGATTTCTAGGACCGAGCCGAGATAGCCGGCGACGCCGAGGCCGAAGATTTTGCCGACTTCGCCGGTGGCGGTTGCTTTAAGGTTGACGAAGGGCGAGAGACGGCTGACCTGGGCGACTTTATAGATGTCTTCGATGTCGATGGTGATCTGGCCGGTCTCGCCGCGGTAGAGGGCCAGGCCGTAGGCGTCGGCGAGGATGTTGATGGCTTTGCGTCCTTCGATGGTGTATTCGCCGATAAGGCGGGGAATGTCGGGATGGACGGCAACGCCAAGTTTTTGAGCGGCGTTGTAGACGATTTCCTCGATGTGTTTGGGGGTAAGGGGCTCGAAGTATATTTCGGCGCAGCGCGACCGGATGGCGGGGGTGATTTCGCGGGCATCGCGGGTGGTGGCGCCGATGAGGATGAAGTCGGCGGGGGCGCCTTCTTCGAACAGCTTCTTGATGTATTTGGGGACGTTGGGATCGCTGGGGTCGTAGTAGGCGGAGTCGAAGAAGACGCGTTTGTCTTCGAGGACTTTGAGGAGTTTGTTCTGGAGCATGGGGTCCATTTCGCCGATCTCGTCGATGAAGAGAATGCCGCCGTGGGCGTCGGTGGCAAGACCGGGTTTGGGCTCGGGGACGCCGGTGTCGGCTAGGTCGCGGCGGGCGCCCTGGTAGATCGGGTCGTGGACGGAGCCGAGCAGGGGGTTGGTCATGTCGCGCGGGTCCCACCTGAGGGTGGTGCCGTCAACTTCGACGAAGGCGGCGTCTTTGGCGAAAGGGGTGTATTGGAGCTTTTTGGCTTCTTCGAGAACGAGGCGGGCGGCGGTGGTTTTGCCGACGCCGGGCGGGCCGTAGAGGATGAGGTGCTGGGGGTAGGGGGAGGCGAGCTTGGCGCGGAGGGCCTCGATGGCCCGCTCCTGGCCGACGATTTCGCCCAAAGATCCGGGGCGGAGTTGCTCCATGGCCGATTTGGTGAGTTTCTTCTGCTCGAGTTTTTCGAGGATGGCGTATTTTTTCAGTGTTTGCGGGGTCTCGACATTATCTTCTTCTTCTTTGAGGACCTGCATCTTAATTTCCTGAACGTATTCGCGGTGGCGCTCTTCCATCCGTTCGGCGATTTTCTTCTCGAGTTTGTCTTCGACTGCCCTGCGGGCCATGAGATCAGCCAGTTCGTCCTCGATCTCCTCGAGGAGGGCGGGGATTTCGTCGAGGGAGGGGAGTTTGTTGACCGTGGGGTCTTCGAAGACGAGCTTCTGGAGGGCCAGCACCCGTTCGGGAAGGCTATCTGAACGCAGCAGGCCGAGAGCGTCGAGTTTGCCTGCTTTGAGGACCACTTTTTCGGAGCCGATGAGGCCGGAGTAGAGGCCATAGAGGGAAGCGACGCGCCGCTTGAGCTGCTCAGCCTCCGTGTCGCGAACGGTTCCGGGCCGCTGGGGAATGAATTTGTTAAAGAAGTTCTTCATCGCTTAGTCCTTTCAGGGTGCGGTTTAGGAAACCCGAAACCGGCGGCCTGAGATTCACGGCCGTTCAGAAATCCCCAGATGCAAGGCGCACCGGATAAGCAGACATACTACGCTTTATCGCTTATACCCGGAAAGGGTGCGAGCGCGCCGCGACGACGGCCCCGGACGGGCCTAGTGCCGGACGCGCCATGAATGGCGTAGGCGTCCGGCCGCATACTGGGTGCGTACGCTAGCAAGCGCGCTGAGGAGCAAGTGCGCAAGTTCTTGGCGCTTCAGCGCCTGGAACTTGCGGCCTGCCCCTCGCGGGTACGCCGCGGATGGGGGTTTATCAACGGCCGGTAGTTTATTGGGCGGTGACCTGAACCTCGATTTGGGCCGACACTTCCGGATGGAGTTTGATTGTTACCGGGTACGCGCCGAGAGCTTTGATGGCATCCTTGAGCTCGATTTTGCGTTTGTCGAGGTCGAGGCCGTGCTGGTTTTTGAGAGCGTCGGCGACGTCTTTGCTGGTTACCGAGCCGAACAGGCGGCCGCCTTCGCCGGTTTTTACGGCGACGGTGACTTGCAGTTTGGCGATCTGGGCGGCGTGAAGCCGGGCTTCGTCGAGAATCCGCTTGGCTTTGCGGGCCTCGTTTTCTTTCTGTTGCTGGGCGGCGTTGACGTTGCCGGCGGTGGCGGGGATGGCGAGTTTCCGCGGCAGCAGGTAGTTGCGGGCGTAGCCTTCGGATGCTTCTATGACATCGCCTTTTTTGCCGAGGTTTTTAACTTCTTGTTGGAGGATTAGTTTCATCACTGTCACTCTCCTTGATGTACTTGGCGACGAGCGCGACGACGCGGCTCTTGGCTTCTTCGACGCCGACCCCTTTGAGCTGCGCCCCGGCCACGGTCTGATGACCGCCGCCGCCGAGTTCTTCCAATATGACCTGGACGTTGACTTCGCCCAGGGAGCGGGCGCTGACGGCGACGCCTTCTTCGATGGGGAAGAGGACGAAGCTGACTTTGACGCCCTCGATGTTGAGCAGCATATCGGCCGCCTGGGCGGCGGCGATCTGCGGGTCGCTGATTTTCTGGGTGTAGGTGGCGATGACTACGCCGCCTGGCAGCGTTTCGGTGTTGTTGATTATTTCGGCCCGATGTTTGAGGGTATCGAGATCGACGCGGAACAGCCGGCGGACGAGCTTGGGGTCGGCTCCGGCCCGGCGGAGGTGCGCGGCGGCGTCAAAGGTGCGGACGCCGGTCTGGACTGTGAAGCTTTTGGTGTCGACGACGATGCCGGCGTAGAGGGCGGACGCCTCGATCCGGGTGAGGTCGATTTTTTCGTCGAAGTAGGTGATGAGTTCGGCGACGAGTTCACTGGTCGAGGAGGACGAGGGTTCAAGATAGACGAGCAACGGGTTGGCGATGAAGTCTTCAGCCCGCCGGTGGTGGTCGATGACGACGGTTTTCTCGGCCTTGCCGAGGATGGCGGGGGCGGCGACGAGCGCCGGCCGGTGGGTGTCGACGACGAACAGGACGGTACCGGGGCCGACGAGGGGTTCCGCCTGAACGGGGTCGACGAACAGATTGCGATGTTCGTCGTAATCGTCGAAGCATTCGGCCAGCTTCTCGACCGCCACCCCCGGGCGGCTGACGACAACATGCACGGGCTTGCCGAGGAAGCGGGCCATCCTGGCGACGCCGAGGGCGGCGCCAAGGCTGTCGAAGTCTTCGTTGGCGTGGCCCATGACGACGACTGACGCCGCGCCGGCGATGAGGTCGCGGATGGCCTGGGCGACGATACGAGCTTTGACGCGGGTGCTTTTTTCGACGGTTTTGGCTTTGCCGCCATAGAACTGGACTTTGCCGGCGATATGGACGGCGGCCTGGTCGCCGCCCCGCCCGAGGGCGAGGTCTAGCCCTTCCTGGGCCCGCTGGCCGAGCGCGGCGATGGTGGGCTCGTCGGCGGCAACGCCGAGGCTGAGGGTTACGGGGATGCGGTTGCCGCCATGGATTGAGCGGATGGTGTCGAGGATGTCGAATTTGTCGGCCAGCGTGGCGTCGAGGGCCCGCCGGTCGAAGACCGCGATGTAGTTGTCTTCGTTGTATTTTTTCAAGAAGCCTTCGAGGAGGCCGGTCCACTCGGCGAGGCGGCGGTTGACTTCGGCAAGGATGGCGGACCGCTGGCTTTCGCTGAGACCTTTGAGAACGTCGCTGTAGTTGTCGATCTGGATGTAGGCGAGCACGGGCATGGCGCCTTCGCAGCTGAGTTTGACGGTTTCGCTGGCGGTTATGTCGGTGAAGGAAAAGATCATAAGCGCCGGCCCGTCCTGGGCGGGTCCTTCAATGGGTTTGTAGACCGCCTGGTAGTGCCGGCCGCGGGCGTGAAAGGACTCGTACCCGGATTTGCCCCACAGACGGTCGAGGTCTATGCCCGGCCAAAAGCGGTCGATGCCGTCGCCGGGTCCGAGCTCGGTGTCGGCCCAGTCGGCGACGACACTGTTGCGCCAGTGGAACTTGCCGGCCGCATCGACTATGGCGATGGCCAGGGGCAGGTTCTGAAGGGCGTAGCGAGCCGCCTGGCCGACGCCTTCGCTCATGAGGTCGAGATAGGCGGACAGTTGTTTCTGCCGTTCGAGGTGTCTTTCCCGCCCGTATAGGTAGAGGATGTAAAGGAGGATGGCGCCAATGACGGCGACGTATTTGTTGTAAAAGAGGATAATGAGAAGCAGCGCGGCCGATACGGCTAAATAGACGCGGGTATCGAACCACAGGGACGGTCCGCGGGGCATGGTTTTCCCTCCTGTCAGGACGACCGAGGTGTGTTTTGCTGCCGGTAGCCGACGGCTAGATCAAAAAAGCCGGCGAAAACGGCCGCTATTTGAAGAAAGCTGTTGACCAATATCATAATCAGTATAATATTGCGCATCAGCCTTGACAAATTGTATTTGTCGGCAAGGAAGTAAAATAGCGCCAAGCCTTGCCCGAAAAGGAGTATGGCCGCCACCCCCAGCAGGTTTAGGCCGATTTTGCCGATCAGCTCGTGATGCAGGTATTGGCCGATGAACAGCGTCGCCGCGGCGAGGGTGACGAAGTGGAGCATCTGCCTGGGCAGCGACCATTCCTTGAAGGGAGGAAAGGATATGGTCTGGTGGCCGAGCTTGCGCAGCACCGCCCGGGCAAGAATGAAGTTGAGGTAGGTCTGGAAAACTGCGGACATGGCGAGCAGCGCCGGCAGGAGCACCTGGAACAGGGTCATCATGACCTTGAACTGCTGCCGCATCTGGGCAAGGGCCGCTTCCGTCATGCCATAGCCGCGGTAAAACTCGACAGCTTCGGTCATCGCCTTTTCCATAGTCTCTATCTGCAGGTTGAACGGATTTATTCCCATGACGACGAAGGTGAGACCCATCAGCGCCAGGTTGGAGATCAGGCAGACGACCGAGCCCCAGAGAATCGTTTTGAAGGGCCCGAAACCCGCCCGGAAGGCATGCCCGAAGACGAGGCCGACAAGACCGAAGCCGACGACGATGTTGACAGCTTTGAAGGGGGAGATGAGGATGGCGCTAAGCACGCCGGCGACGACGGTGGCCATGACGCTCCACCGGAAGCCGTGGCGGACGCCGAGGAGGATGATGGGCACCGGCCACAGGAAGGTGACGAAAGCGCCGACGACGGGAACGTAGACGCTGATGAGCGCGAAGATGACGGCGATGGCGGACATTATGCCCGCTTCCACGGTGGGGCGCGTGTTGGTCTGTCGCATGGTTCACCTCAGGTATAGATTAGCGTTGGTGCTCGCGGCAATAGCATCGGCCAAACGCCGGTTTTCGATTCCCGGCTGTGGCATTGCGCGCCGCCGAGGAGAAACGCGGCAGATGGGGGCTTATCCGCGGCCGAAAAAGTCTGGACTGTATTTATTCGCACTCATATGCCCCGTTTCCTTCATGGCAGCGGCAAGCGTCCCTGCGGACCGCCGCTTAATTTCTGCCAGCTATTTTACGATATTAATGGTACATGACGATTAAACGGTTCTGTCGGCAAAGGGGGATTACCGATGTCAAGCGAGTACGCTAAACGCTCCTCGGGCGACGATGCCGCGCTGCACCGCGAGGTGGCCGAACTGGCATCGGCCAAGGCCAGCCTGAGCAAGGAACTGGATTTTTCGCGGACGGCCAACAAGTTTTTGAGCTCGGTGCTGGATACCGTTGACGCCCTGGTGGTGGTGGTGGATGCCTCCGGCCGGATCGTCCGCCTCAATCAGGCTTTCCGCCAAGCGCTGTCCGCCC is a window of Selenomonadales bacterium 4137-cl DNA encoding:
- the lonC gene encoding Lon family ATP-dependent protease encodes the protein MKNFFNKFIPQRPGTVRDTEAEQLKRRVASLYGLYSGLIGSEKVVLKAGKLDALGLLRSDSLPERVLALQKLVFEDPTVNKLPSLDEIPALLEEIEDELADLMARRAVEDKLEKKIAERMEERHREYVQEIKMQVLKEEEDNVETPQTLKKYAILEKLEQKKLTKSAMEQLRPGSLGEIVGQERAIEALRAKLASPYPQHLILYGPPGVGKTTAARLVLEEAKKLQYTPFAKDAAFVEVDGTTLRWDPRDMTNPLLGSVHDPIYQGARRDLADTGVPEPKPGLATDAHGGILFIDEIGEMDPMLQNKLLKVLEDKRVFFDSAYYDPSDPNVPKYIKKLFEEGAPADFILIGATTRDAREITPAIRSRCAEIYFEPLTPKHIEEIVYNAAQKLGVAVHPDIPRLIGEYTIEGRKAINILADAYGLALYRGETGQITIDIEDIYKVAQVSRLSPFVNLKATATGEVGKIFGLGVAGYLGSVLEIEAVAFPAAEKGKGRIRFNDTAGSMAKDSVFNAAAVVRKITGQDPADYDIHVNIIGGGRIDGPSAGTAIVAALVSAITGRSIRQDCAVTGEVSIQGRVKGVGGVFEKAFGAKQAGITTIIIPKENEKDIPAGHLGLDIRPVETVDEALAVLFAASESVSA
- the rplI gene encoding 50S ribosomal protein L9, encoding MKLILQQEVKNLGKKGDVIEASEGYARNYLLPRKLAIPATAGNVNAAQQQKENEARKAKRILDEARLHAAQIAKLQVTVAVKTGEGGRLFGSVTSKDVADALKNQHGLDLDKRKIELKDAIKALGAYPVTIKLHPEVSAQIEVQVTAQ
- a CDS encoding DHH family phosphoesterase codes for the protein MPRGPSLWFDTRVYLAVSAALLLIILFYNKYVAVIGAILLYILYLYGRERHLERQKQLSAYLDLMSEGVGQAARYALQNLPLAIAIVDAAGKFHWRNSVVADWADTELGPGDGIDRFWPGIDLDRLWGKSGYESFHARGRHYQAVYKPIEGPAQDGPALMIFSFTDITASETVKLSCEGAMPVLAYIQIDNYSDVLKGLSESQRSAILAEVNRRLAEWTGLLEGFLKKYNEDNYIAVFDRRALDATLADKFDILDTIRSIHGGNRIPVTLSLGVAADEPTIAALGQRAQEGLDLALGRGGDQAAVHIAGKVQFYGGKAKTVEKSTRVKARIVAQAIRDLIAGAASVVVMGHANEDFDSLGAALGVARMARFLGKPVHVVVSRPGVAVEKLAECFDDYDEHRNLFVDPVQAEPLVGPGTVLFVVDTHRPALVAAPAILGKAEKTVVIDHHRRAEDFIANPLLVYLEPSSSSTSELVAELITYFDEKIDLTRIEASALYAGIVVDTKSFTVQTGVRTFDAAAHLRRAGADPKLVRRLFRVDLDTLKHRAEIINNTETLPGGVVIATYTQKISDPQIAAAQAADMLLNIEGVKVSFVLFPIEEGVAVSARSLGEVNVQVILEELGGGGHQTVAGAQLKGVGVEEAKSRVVALVAKYIKESDSDETNPPTRS
- a CDS encoding YybS family protein, whose translation is MRQTNTRPTVEAGIMSAIAVIFALISVYVPVVGAFVTFLWPVPIILLGVRHGFRWSVMATVVAGVLSAILISPFKAVNIVVGFGLVGLVFGHAFRAGFGPFKTILWGSVVCLISNLALMGLTFVVMGINPFNLQIETMEKAMTEAVEFYRGYGMTEAALAQMRQQFKVMMTLFQVLLPALLAMSAVFQTYLNFILARAVLRKLGHQTISFPPFKEWSLPRQMLHFVTLAAATLFIGQYLHHELIGKIGLNLLGVAAILLFGQGLALFYFLADKYNLSRLMRNIILIMILVNSFLQIAAVFAGFFDLAVGYRQQNTPRSS